AATTCACTATGAAACACAATCATCATATAAGCATGGAACGCAAGTACGGGGTGACAAAGTAAGTATTGACAGAATGCTATGTAATCTTTTGACAAATGCTATTAAATATACTAGACGAGGAGATATATTTTTAAGACTGCTCAATCAAGAAGATGATTTAATTATCGAAATTGAAGATACGGGCATAGGAATTGCCAAAGAACAACTATCAAATATATTTATTCCGCTATGGCGTTCGCCAAATAGCAATTTATTACATGAATCAGGAATGGGGCTTGGACTATACATCGCCTTATGCGTCGCTCATGCTCATGGTTTGAGTATGCAGGTAGACTCGGTAGTCAAGCAAGGAACGAAATTCAGTATCATATTTCCTTATAAATATGACGGGATCTATGGGGTTGATGGTACGATGCTCCCTAAATCAGCCAGGAGACAAGATGCGTTATCTATATGATGTGAAACTGTGGGACAGAATAGAAACAGGAGTGGAGTTTCTAATTTTTGTGGCATTGATGATAGCGGCAATCATCAAACTGGGACACAATGATTTTCTACAAGCTTTGTTTTATATAGTATTAGCTGTGATTATCTCGCCCTGGTCACAATTCGAG
The nucleotide sequence above comes from Nostoc sp. MS1. Encoded proteins:
- a CDS encoding sensor histidine kinase, whose amino-acid sequence is MVEANRVSPQEVKPVTVAQFDMLSFLEKTHSLFEPIAQYHSLKIHYETQSSYKHGTQVRGDKVSIDRMLCNLLTNAIKYTRRGDIFLRLLNQEDDLIIEIEDTGIGIAKEQLSNIFIPLWRSPNSNLLHESGMGLGLYIALCVAHAHGLSMQVDSVVKQGTKFSIIFPYKYDGIYGVDGTMLPKSARRQDALSI